From Anopheles darlingi chromosome 2, idAnoDarlMG_H_01, whole genome shotgun sequence, the proteins below share one genomic window:
- the LOC125950133 gene encoding uncharacterized protein LOC125950133: MTVSLDAYLDPQRMSFDSPNDLMARVCSPDDTFPVFSPPPFERDHHAPVTSTAPVSANTLMPPSKTPLQQRQHRRQSSLNAVSWPANHELTISPKMPHRIVGQANEDIGGDTDLNQQQPPAQSPRSPRSPRSTTFAPIQPSHRHRRISSTGSGYAMPDEAATGPDGVGGARRRSSFLVSLYVDDDTRYDEVTNTANAGISRRRSRSRSFWGPVGEAGLRDSIRSARSRSPVSHHECNYPFLLFILHSSRSL; this comes from the exons ATGACGGTCTCGTTAGATGCGTACTTGGATCCACAGCGAATGTCATTCGATTCGCCGAACGATCTGATGGCACGCGTTTGCAGTCCGGACGATACGTTTCCCGTCTTCTCACCACCCCCATTTGAAAGAGACCATCATGCTCCCGTGACGAGCACAGCTCCTGTCTCTGCGAACACATTGATGCCTCCGAGCAAAACGCCTCTTCAACAGCGACAACATCGTCGACAATCGAGTTTGAATGCCGTTTCGTGGCCCGCGAACCATGAACTGACGATTAGTCCGAAAATGCCGCACCGTATCGTTGGCCAAGCAAACGAA GATATCGGCGGCGATACCGACCttaaccagcagcaaccgccagcTCAatcaccacgatcaccacgtTCTCCTAGATCGACCACATTTGCACCAATCCAACCgtcgcatcggcatcggcggatATCGAGCACGGGCTCGGGATACGCGATGCCGGATGAAGCCGCTACCGGGCCcgatggcgttggtggtgcgcgtcgtCGATCTAGTTTTCTAGTGTCACTGTACGTAGACGATGATACGCGGTACGACGAAGTAACGAACACCGCAAACGCGGGCATCTCGCGaagacgatcgcgatcgcgtagCTTCTGGGGTCCGGTTGGTGAAGCCGGACTGAGAGACTCGATACGTTCCGCTCGTTCGCGATCGCCGGTGTCCCATCATGAGTGTAACTATCCTTTTCTACTCTTCATTCTCCATAGCTCCCGTTCCCTCTAG